In Gossypium hirsutum isolate 1008001.06 chromosome D06, Gossypium_hirsutum_v2.1, whole genome shotgun sequence, one genomic interval encodes:
- the LOC107901769 gene encoding transcription termination factor MTERF2, chloroplastic isoform X1: MLGFLWGCYRKCPHMSTKSFSIHWNLKSQFPNTCFLPFARRCSLNAFPLSFFHCPRIHSPKPYLPQPPLVQSNPYNQTPHDVTQARESISEYLQELGLSLEDSISISSNSPKYVQMLVDGVKELEEWNAWNDSNGEGDSLGFKEMIIYMAKEKGDNGKVAFLESVGLPLSSAMSVARYLSSESLPSIIRKVKYMKENIFSAGDDKGGLSGKNARRMMMHLSISSDEDVQQTLSFFEKIEARRGGLEILGLVDATFRFLLESFPRLLLLPVESHLEPMVEFLENIGVPRRSMGNVFLLFPPILFYKIQGIKSKFLTFEKVGAAYKDIGKMLLKYPWILSTSIQENYEQILLFFEEEKIPKTSVDRAIRSWPHLLGCSTSKLKLMVDQFGELGIRNKKFGRVIAKSPQLLLKKPQEFLQVVLFFEELGLAQETVGKLVSRCPEVFAANIDTTLKKKVELLAEFGISNDHLPRVIKKYPEVLVSDVNKTLLPRINYLMEMGLSRREIALMIRRFPPLLGYSIKEVLKPKLNFLLNTIGKPVKDVVGYPRYFSYSLEKKIKPRFWVLKGKNIECSLEVMLGKNDEEFAAEFMGVGRMLVSPSATFQ; this comes from the exons ATGCTAGGGTTTCTCTGGGGGTGTTATAGAAAGTGTCCCCACATGTCCACCAAATCCTTCTCAATTCACTGGAATTTAAAATCCCAGTTTCCAAACACCTGTTTTCTCCCTTTTGCTCGCCGGTGCTCTTTGAATGCTTTCCCCTTGTCATTCTTTCACTGCCCAAGAATCCATTCTCCGAAGCCATACCTTCCTCAACCTCCCTTGGTCCAATCCAATCCCTATAACCAGACTCCACATGATGTAACACAAGCCCGAGAATCCATTTCTGAGTACCTCCAAGAACTGGGGCTTTCTTTGGAGGATTCCATTTCTATATCTTCTAATTCCCCGAAATACGTGCAAATGCTGGTGGATGGTGTCAAGGAACTGGAGGAATGGAATGCTTGGAATGATAGTAATGGTGAAGGGGATAGTTTGGGGTTTAAGGAAATGATCATTTATATGGCGAAGGAGAAGGGTGATAATGGAAAAGTTGCCTTTTTGGAAAGTGTGGGTTTGCCTCTCTCTTCTGCCATGAGCGTTGCTCGTTATTTGTCCTCAGAATCACTTCCCAGTATTATTCGTAAG GTTAAGTATATGAAGGAAAATATATTTTCTGCCGGTGATGATAAAGGAGGGCTTAGTGGGAAAAATGCTCGCCGAATGATGATGCACTTGTCAATTTCTTCTGATGAAGATGTGCAACAAACCTTATCCTTCTTTGAGAAG ATTGAAGCAAGGCGTGGAGGTTTAGAGATATTGGGTTTGGTAGATGCAACTTTTAGATTTTTGTTGGAATCATTTCCACGTCTTTTATTGTTACCAGTGGAGTCCCATTTGGAACCTATGGttgaatttcttgaaaatatCGGAGTTCCAAGGAGATCTATGGGAAATGTATTTTTGTTGTTTCCTCCCATCTTGTTTTACAAGATTCAgggcattaaatcaaaatttttgactTTCGAGAAG GTTGGTGCAGCATATAAAGATATTGGGAAAATGTTGCTAAAATATCCATGGATACTTTCAACAAGTATTCAAGAAAATTATGAGCAGATCCTTTTGTTTTTTGAGGAAGAAAAG ATACCAAAAACAAGTGTTGACCGGGCAATTAGAAGCTGGCCTCATTTATTGGGTTGTTCTACAAGCAAGCTAAAGTTAATGGTGGATCAATTTGGTGAATTAGGTATTAGAAACAAGAAATTTGGCCGGGTTATTGCCAAAAGTCCCCAGCTGCTATTAAAGAAACCTCAAGAATTTCTCCAG GTGGTTCTATTTTTTGAAGAACTTGGTCTTGCTCAGGAAACTGTGGGGAAGTTAGTTTCTCGCTGTCCAGAAGTCTTTGCTGCCAACATCGATACAACtttgaagaaaaaggttgagcTTCTTGCAGAATTTGGTATTTCCAATGACCACCTTCCTCGCGTCATCAAAAAGTATCCAGAGGTTCTTGTTTCTGATGTGAACAAAACTTTACTTCCTCG GATCAATTATTTGATGGAGATGGGGCTGTCTAGGAGGGAAATTGCTTTGATGATCCGTAGGTTTCCTCCATTACTAGGATACAGCATTAAGGAGGTATTAAAAccgaaactcaatttccttttaaaCACCATTGGAAAGCCTGTGAAGGATGTGGTGGGGTATCCTAGGTACTTTAGTTATTcattggaaaagaaaataaaacccaGGTTCTGGGTCCTTAAGGGAAAGAATATTGAATGTAGCTTAGAAGTAATGTTAGGgaaaaatgatgaagagtttGCTGCTGAGTTTATGGGTGTTGGAAGAATGCTTGT
- the LOC107901769 gene encoding uncharacterized protein isoform X2, producing the protein MLGFLWGCYRKCPHMSTKSFSIHWNLKSQFPNTCFLPFARRCSLNAFPLSFFHCPRIHSPKPYLPQPPLVQSNPYNQTPHDVTQARESISEYLQELGLSLEDSISISSNSPKYVQMLVDGVKELEEWNAWNDSNGEGDSLGFKEMIIYMAKEKGDNGKVAFLESVGLPLSSAMSVARYLSSESLPSIIRKVKYMKENIFSAGDDKGGLSGKNARRMMMHLSISSDEDVQQTLSFFEKIEARRGGLEILGLVDATFRFLLESFPRLLLLPVESHLEPMVEFLENIGVPRRSMGNVFLLFPPILFYKIQGIKSKFLTFEKVGAAYKDIGKMLLKYPWILSTSIQENYEQILLFFEEEKIPKTSVDRAIRSWPHLLGCSTSKLKLMVDQFGELGIRNKKFGRVIAKSPQLLLKKPQEFLQVVLFFEELGLAQETVGKLVSRCPEVFAANIDTTLKKKVELLAEFGISNDHLPRVIKKYPEDQLFDGDGAV; encoded by the exons ATGCTAGGGTTTCTCTGGGGGTGTTATAGAAAGTGTCCCCACATGTCCACCAAATCCTTCTCAATTCACTGGAATTTAAAATCCCAGTTTCCAAACACCTGTTTTCTCCCTTTTGCTCGCCGGTGCTCTTTGAATGCTTTCCCCTTGTCATTCTTTCACTGCCCAAGAATCCATTCTCCGAAGCCATACCTTCCTCAACCTCCCTTGGTCCAATCCAATCCCTATAACCAGACTCCACATGATGTAACACAAGCCCGAGAATCCATTTCTGAGTACCTCCAAGAACTGGGGCTTTCTTTGGAGGATTCCATTTCTATATCTTCTAATTCCCCGAAATACGTGCAAATGCTGGTGGATGGTGTCAAGGAACTGGAGGAATGGAATGCTTGGAATGATAGTAATGGTGAAGGGGATAGTTTGGGGTTTAAGGAAATGATCATTTATATGGCGAAGGAGAAGGGTGATAATGGAAAAGTTGCCTTTTTGGAAAGTGTGGGTTTGCCTCTCTCTTCTGCCATGAGCGTTGCTCGTTATTTGTCCTCAGAATCACTTCCCAGTATTATTCGTAAG GTTAAGTATATGAAGGAAAATATATTTTCTGCCGGTGATGATAAAGGAGGGCTTAGTGGGAAAAATGCTCGCCGAATGATGATGCACTTGTCAATTTCTTCTGATGAAGATGTGCAACAAACCTTATCCTTCTTTGAGAAG ATTGAAGCAAGGCGTGGAGGTTTAGAGATATTGGGTTTGGTAGATGCAACTTTTAGATTTTTGTTGGAATCATTTCCACGTCTTTTATTGTTACCAGTGGAGTCCCATTTGGAACCTATGGttgaatttcttgaaaatatCGGAGTTCCAAGGAGATCTATGGGAAATGTATTTTTGTTGTTTCCTCCCATCTTGTTTTACAAGATTCAgggcattaaatcaaaatttttgactTTCGAGAAG GTTGGTGCAGCATATAAAGATATTGGGAAAATGTTGCTAAAATATCCATGGATACTTTCAACAAGTATTCAAGAAAATTATGAGCAGATCCTTTTGTTTTTTGAGGAAGAAAAG ATACCAAAAACAAGTGTTGACCGGGCAATTAGAAGCTGGCCTCATTTATTGGGTTGTTCTACAAGCAAGCTAAAGTTAATGGTGGATCAATTTGGTGAATTAGGTATTAGAAACAAGAAATTTGGCCGGGTTATTGCCAAAAGTCCCCAGCTGCTATTAAAGAAACCTCAAGAATTTCTCCAG GTGGTTCTATTTTTTGAAGAACTTGGTCTTGCTCAGGAAACTGTGGGGAAGTTAGTTTCTCGCTGTCCAGAAGTCTTTGCTGCCAACATCGATACAACtttgaagaaaaaggttgagcTTCTTGCAGAATTTGGTATTTCCAATGACCACCTTCCTCGCGTCATCAAAAAGTATCCAGAG GATCAATTATTTGATGGAGATGGGGCTGTCTAG